The genomic DNA TCGTCAGCCATTGCTCACAGTCATGGAACAAAATGACATCAAAGGTACCTTATTACTTGCCCAAGAAGGGATCAACGGCACTGTTGCTGGCACCCAATCCGCAATTGAGAATTTATTGGTCTGGTTAGACACACAACCAGGTTTAAATAACATTATCACCAAGCTGTCTTTTGATGATGAAATGCCATTTTATCGTACTAAAGTAAAACTTAAAAAAGAAATTGTGACTATGGGTGTTCAAGGTATAGACCCGCGTAAAGTCGTTGGCACTTATGTTAAGCCCAAAGACTGGAATGCACTGATTTCAGATCCTGAAGTGGTATTGGTTGATACCCGTAATGATTATGAAGTGAAGATTGGTACCTTTAAAAATGCGCTTAATCCCGTAACAGAGACTTTCCGTGAGTTCCCTGAGTACGTCAAACAAAACTTAGATCCTGCCAAGCATAAAAAAGTGGCCATGTTTTGTACCGGTGGTATTCGTTGTGAGAAATCAACCGCCTATTTAAAAGAGCAGGGCTTTGATGAGGTGTATCATCTTGAAGGTGGCATTTTAAAATATCTTGAAGAGGTGGATCAACAGCAAAGCTTATGGGAAGGTGAATGCTTTGTGTTTGACAACCGTGTGGCCGTTAATCACAGCCTTGAAAAAGGCCAATACGATCAGTGTAATGCTTGTCGTATGCCAATAACGGAAGCCGAAAAGCAATCTGAAGCTTATGTTCAAGGTGTGAGTTGCCCTCATTGCATCGATAATATTCCTCAAGAACAACGTCAGCGATTTATTGAGCGTGAGCGTCAAGTGCAATTAGCTAAGCAACGCGGTGAAGCGCATATTGGCAGTGATGTAAAGCAAGTCATTGATGCACGTCGTCAGCAAAAAGAAGCTCAGCGTAAAACACAAGAAAAAGCCAACAGCAAAGGTTAACTTGATGAGTTAACTCATTAGCAGCAAAAAACCCATCAGGACACGATGGGTTTTTTCGTTTTTGGTGAAGTGAGAGCGGCATTAACCTCGTAATCAATTTGCAACCGCGGCAGTTTTCTTTGCTCTTGGGCTAAGCCATTGCATGACAAATCATTCTCTAATGGTTGATTATTGACTAACGTTAACGTCACGGTTTATTTATCCACCATCAATTTGATAGGGTCAACACTTACCGAACGGGCTTAAGTTAAGCACAATAGCGGATC from Shewanella psychromarinicola includes the following:
- the trhO gene encoding oxygen-dependent tRNA uridine(34) hydroxylase TrhO, with the translated sequence MIQQTSQPQIAVCALYKFVALPHFEAVRQPLLTVMEQNDIKGTLLLAQEGINGTVAGTQSAIENLLVWLDTQPGLNNIITKLSFDDEMPFYRTKVKLKKEIVTMGVQGIDPRKVVGTYVKPKDWNALISDPEVVLVDTRNDYEVKIGTFKNALNPVTETFREFPEYVKQNLDPAKHKKVAMFCTGGIRCEKSTAYLKEQGFDEVYHLEGGILKYLEEVDQQQSLWEGECFVFDNRVAVNHSLEKGQYDQCNACRMPITEAEKQSEAYVQGVSCPHCIDNIPQEQRQRFIERERQVQLAKQRGEAHIGSDVKQVIDARRQQKEAQRKTQEKANSKG